The Ictidomys tridecemlineatus isolate mIctTri1 chromosome 6, mIctTri1.hap1, whole genome shotgun sequence genome includes a region encoding these proteins:
- the Garin6 gene encoding Golgi-associated RAB2 interactor protein 6 encodes MNDQIMLPYYTAQNSPAMGMFNTSMGKLQQQLYKGEYAIFRYAPMFESDFIQISKRGELIDVHNHARMVTMGVVRTSPCLTLPDVMLLARPAAICKDYAPCGLATQERAKKPTQTLELTRLLPLKFVKITIHNSHKQQLHLRLATGRAFYLQLCPPSDTRDLFAHWEYLVYILRPPVEAYSRTQVIPTGDKSDIPMFEEEDKSPELSL; translated from the coding sequence ATGAACGACCAAATTATGTTACCATATTACACAGCCCAAAACAGTCCTGCAATGGGCATGTTTAATACCTCCATGGGGAAACTGCAGCAACAACTGTACAAAGGGGAGTATGCTATATTCAGGTATGCACCAATGTTTGAGAGTGACTTTATCCAGATCAGTAAAAGAGGAGAATTGATTGATGTGCACAACCATGCCCGGATGGTGACTATGGGTGTTGTTCGCACCAGCCCTTGCCTCACACTACCTGATGTCATGCTGCTGGCCCGGCCAGCTGCTATCTGTAAAGACTATGCCCCTTGTGGCCTTGCCACTCAAGAAAGAGCTAAAAAGCCTACACAGACCTTAGAATTAACCAGGCTGCTGCCCTTGAAGTTTGTAAAGATAACCATCCATAACAGCCACAAACAACAGCTCCACCTGAGGCTTGCTACTGGCCGTGCTTTTTACCTGCAGCTGTGTCCTCCTTCAGATACAAGAGATCTTTTTGCTCACTGGGAATATCTTGTTTACATCCTGAGACCACCAGTGGAGGCTTACAGCCGTACTCAAGTCATTCCAACTGGGGATAAATCAGACATACCTATGTTTGAGGAAGAGGACAAGAGCCCAGAGCTAAGTCTTTAA